Part of the Candidatus Thermoplasmatota archaeon genome is shown below.
GCGCTAAACCGCAATCTGGTATTACGGTAATACCTGCCTTTTTAGCACTATCGTGGAACTTTAATTCCTTCTTAACAATTTCTGTGTTGCCACCCAAATCGCAGAAATTTGTGCTTGCTTTAATGGCTGCTTTGACAAGTTTATAATTTAAAAAGTATGGCACTGCTGAAACAACAGCATCGTATTTTTTCATTAATTTTATTAGTTTATCATGAGCTTTTACATCTACTTTAATTGCAATTGCATCGTATTTTCTTGCAACTTTTTCAGCAGCTTCAAAATCTATATCACCAACAGCAACTTCTACTTTGTTTTTCATTAAATCAAGTGCTATAGCAGAGCTCATTTTACCTGCGCCTAAAACAAGGACTTTCATAAGTATCCCCTTCGTTCAACTTCCTCATCAACTTCTCATGCAGCTCTATCAGCCTCTCTTTCCGATCCTTCATCAAAATAATATCTGCTTCACCAAGCAAAATGAGGTTATGAGCGAAAGGTGAAGGGAGCTCGGTCTTTAAATAATAGTATTTGATTTCTTTGTTTTTTATAGCATCTAAAACTTTTTTTGCATTCTCTATATCCATAACATCTTTTAGAATTTCACGATAAGTTTCTTTAATTATAGGGAAATTCTCAGAGATTTCTTCGCAAACTTGCAAAAGCATTTGTGCATTCAATTGCTGTCTGGCAACTCTTATTTTATGTCCCTTATAATTTCTAAGCACTAAGAAACCCCTTGTAGAGCAATGCCTGAATCTGCGCTTCATAAGCTCTGTCTTTCTAACATTTGATTTTAAAAGCTCGTATAAGTCAGTACTAAATAATTTTTCAAAAATCTCAGGCATATTTATTTCTGCGTTGGCTGGCACAATGAGACCAAAGCCGTTATCACAGACTATAACACCAAGATCTGCTTTCAGCAATTTTCCAATTATAAAGCCAAAAATTCTAGAGAGTGCGTCGTTGACTCTTCTGCCGAAAAGAAAATGAAATACTAATATTCTTCTAGCTCTTAGATCAAAAGTATCCTCAATGATTAAAATTTTATCTGTAGGAAAAATTCCTAAATAATCATATTGTAGCTGAAAATAATGCTGAATTGCTTTTCTGGAATTCTCATCCATTTGATATTTTTCCAATAATCTTTTAATATTTTTTACATCTTTTTTATTTAAAAGCTCAAAATACTGAGCTCTGAACTTACCTATTTCTAAAGCTAGTTCATAGCTCAAAGGCAATAGTTCTGAGAACCATGCAGGAATTGTTGGAAGCTCTTCCTTGCGCTCCTGCACAAAGCAGCGCATGCCACGTGCATATCTAAATTCGTAAGTCCTTCCACCAAGTACAAAAATATCGCCTTTACGTAAGCGCTCTAAAAAATCTTCTTCGATATTACCAACGTAATGGTAAGGCTCTAGATTGTAGACGGCAACTTGCACTTCATCAGGTATTGTCCCTAAATTAAGATAATAAATAACTTTAGTGTACTTGCCTCTCCTTCCAAATACTAAATCTTTTTCGTCAAACCAAATTTTACCGTAGACATTACGATCTTCTAAATCTGCATAATGACCAGCAATATAATGTAGTAAAGAAAAGAAGTCCTCATAGTCAAGATCTTTATAGCAGTAAGAGCTTCTTACAACTTCAAAAGCTTCTTTTACATTCCATTTTCTAGTCAGTGCCATACCAACAATATGCTGAGCTAGCACGTCTAAACAATTTCTAACTACCTGCATTTTGTCAAGTTCTCTTTGCTGTGCGCATTTCAACATTACTGCACACTCTACCAAATCATCTCTATCTAAAGCTATAACCTTTCCTTTTGCAATATCCAACAAGCCATGACCACTACGACCAATTCTTTGCACGCAACGCGTTACACTTTTAGGTGAGCCTAGCTGTACAACTAAATCAATATATCCAATATCAATACCGAGCTCTAGAGAAGTTGAAGATATTACTGCTTTAAGTAAGCCGCGCTTTAGTCGCTCCTCAACATCCCATCTTATCTCTCTAGCCAAAGAGCCGTGATGAGCTTCTATACTTTCTTCAGGATATTTTCCAAGCGATTTTAAATGGTAAACAACTCTCTCAGTACCTGAGCGAGTGTTTGTAAATACAAGAGTTGTTCTGTGCTTGCTGATAAGTTTGTCAAGTAACTGATACATTAAAGCGTTCATTTTATCTGCAGTTGTATGGATTATATCTTTAGTTGGGCATATCAGCTCCAAATCGAATTTCTTAAACCATGAGACATCTACAACATTACAATTGCGCTCTTTACCTTTTTCGCAGCCTACCAAGAATCTAGCTGCCTCTTGCAAAGGATGTAG
Proteins encoded:
- a CDS encoding ATP-dependent helicase, which translates into the protein MITFVQYPFTKSENLKCLNKEVRKWFVKKFKSLTPPQRYSFKLISQNKNTLITAPTGSGKTFSVFMVILSKLFDLAERQKLEAGVYCLYISPLRALDNDIYRNLLEPLREMNKEEKIRVAIRTGDITQYERAQQLKKPPHILITTPESLAILLNSIKFAEFLRTIKWVVVDEIHELASSKRGVHLSLSLERLQELIGKNFVRIGLGATLHPLQEAARFLVGCEKGKERNCNVVDVSWFKKFDLELICPTKDIIHTTADKMNALMYQLLDKLISKHRTTLVFTNTRSGTERVVYHLKSLGKYPEESIEAHHGSLAREIRWDVEERLKRGLLKAVISSTSLELGIDIGYIDLVVQLGSPKSVTRCVQRIGRSGHGLLDIAKGKVIALDRDDLVECAVMLKCAQQRELDKMQVVRNCLDVLAQHIVGMALTRKWNVKEAFEVVRSSYCYKDLDYEDFFSLLHYIAGHYADLEDRNVYGKIWFDEKDLVFGRRGKYTKVIYYLNLGTIPDEVQVAVYNLEPYHYVGNIEEDFLERLRKGDIFVLGGRTYEFRYARGMRCFVQERKEELPTIPAWFSELLPLSYELALEIGKFRAQYFELLNKKDVKNIKRLLEKYQMDENSRKAIQHYFQLQYDYLGIFPTDKILIIEDTFDLRARRILVFHFLFGRRVNDALSRIFGFIIGKLLKADLGVIVCDNGFGLIVPANAEINMPEIFEKLFSTDLYELLKSNVRKTELMKRRFRHCSTRGFLVLRNYKGHKIRVARQQLNAQMLLQVCEEISENFPIIKETYREILKDVMDIENAKKVLDAIKNKEIKYYYLKTELPSPFAHNLILLGEADIILMKDRKERLIELHEKLMRKLNEGDTYESPCFRRR